The Macrococcoides canis genome has a window encoding:
- a CDS encoding ABC-2 transporter permease yields the protein MKMNRVMAIAEKDFKEFMRNMMLLTMPILPIAMAFLFTATPLPESEKMDMVLSVLAMSFVAVLTGALMTMIAEEKEKHTLRGLINSPASMMEVFFGKSLVVTIILLVTISAVLFIFKINIFTNIWMVVGFILLYIFYLLLGSLIGLHVKSVSETSLYFVPVLFIFGMNTTIANIGIKKDNILIKLNEYMPMMQYSKLEQSGDIIHLVVIAAWLIITLICTYLLYRKNSID from the coding sequence ATGAAGATGAATAGAGTAATGGCAATTGCAGAAAAAGATTTCAAAGAATTTATGAGAAATATGATGTTACTTACAATGCCGATATTACCAATTGCAATGGCATTTCTATTTACAGCTACTCCATTACCTGAAAGTGAAAAAATGGATATGGTACTTTCGGTACTTGCAATGAGTTTTGTTGCAGTGTTAACAGGGGCATTAATGACGATGATTGCTGAAGAAAAAGAGAAACACACATTGAGAGGTTTAATAAACTCTCCCGCATCAATGATGGAAGTATTTTTTGGAAAGAGTCTTGTAGTAACAATTATATTATTAGTGACAATTTCAGCAGTGTTGTTTATATTTAAAATTAATATATTTACGAATATATGGATGGTTGTTGGATTTATATTATTATATATATTCTATTTATTGCTCGGTTCACTAATTGGTTTGCACGTAAAATCAGTATCTGAAACAAGCCTATATTTCGTCCCTGTTCTATTTATCTTTGGAATGAATACAACAATCGCTAATATTGGCATTAAGAAAGATAACATCCTTATTAAATTAAATGAATACATGCCGATGATGCAGTATTCCAAGTTAGAACAATCAGGAGACATCATCCATCTTGTTGTTATTGCTGCATGGCTAATCATAACTTTAATTTGTACTTATCTGCTATACAGAAAAAATTCAATTGATTAA